From the Lathyrus oleraceus cultivar Zhongwan6 chromosome 4, CAAS_Psat_ZW6_1.0, whole genome shotgun sequence genome, one window contains:
- the LOC127136996 gene encoding uncharacterized protein LOC127136996, producing the protein MGDDPYDAFYVLDQPKPKMLPDLAADRLRALEKKIKAIEGNNIFGIIAMNMHLVSNLVIPAKFKTLDFEKYKGQTCPRSHLVMYFRKMDAHTENDRLLIHCFQDNLSGVSLRWYMSLEQRRIQIWEDLADAFLRKYKYNLDMAPDRMQLQGMDMNEKESFKEYAQRWRKLAAQVEPPFSEKEMTGIFMDTLKDPFFDRLVSSAVFDFAHLVTIGDRIEKGLRDGKI; encoded by the coding sequence ATGGGAGATGACCCGTACGACGCTTTTTATGTGCTTGATCAACCAAAACCTAAGATGCTTCCAGATCTTGCTGCAGATAGGCTTCGCGCCTTGGAAAAGAAGATCAAAGCTATAGAGGGGAATAATATCTTTGGTATCATTGCCATGAACATGCATCTGGTGTCAAATTTGGTCATCccggctaaatttaaaactcttgatttcgagaaatacaaaggtCAGACTTGTCCAAGAAGTCACCTGGTAATGTACTTCAGGAAAATGGATGCCCATACTGAAAATGACAGACTGCTTATACACTGTTTCCAAGACAATTTAAGTGGAGTGTCTctaagatggtacatgagcttagagcAAAGGCGAATCCAAATCTGGGAAGACTTGGCTGATGCATTTCTCCGTAAATACAAATACaacttagatatggcacccgaccGAATGCAGTTACAAGGGATGGATATGAATGAAAAGGAgtcatttaaagaatacgcccaacGATGGAGAAagttggctgctcaggtagagccaccattTTCGGAAAAAGAAATGACTGGAATATTTATGGACACACTGAAGGACCCTTTCTTTGATAGATTGGTGAGTAGTGCAGTGTTCGACTTTGCGCATCTAGTGACAATCGGAGATCGCATAGAAAAAGGGTTAAGGGATGGAAAGATCTAA